The proteins below are encoded in one region of Aeromonas veronii:
- the cydX gene encoding cytochrome bd-I oxidase subunit CydX, giving the protein MWYFTWILGLGFALLCGLVNLLWLEARWAADEDLKES; this is encoded by the coding sequence ATGTGGTATTTCACCTGGATACTGGGGCTGGGGTTTGCGCTGCTGTGCGGCCTGGTCAATCTGCTCTGGCTCGAGGCGCGCTGGGCCGCGGATGAGGATCTCAAGGAGTCTTGA
- a CDS encoding MFS transporter: protein MPLALFALTLSAFAIGTTEFVIVGLIPTIAEQLHVSLPSAGLLVSLYALGVAIGAPVLTALTGKLPRKWLLVGLMALFTAGNLLAWQAPGYESLIVARVLTGLAHGVFFSVGSTIATGLVAKEKAASAIAIMFSGLTVALVTGVPLGTWIGQQFGWRETFLVVSLLGIIAMVGSLLLIPNNLPKGAASSIREQLSVLTHKPLLLVYAKTALGYGGAFTAFTFLAPILQQVSGFGANAVSLILLVYGVSVAVGNIWGGKLADKMGPLPALKLLFAGLALVLLTLTFTAPHPVLAVLTVLVWGAFAFGNVPGLQVLVVKQAEIHTPNAVDVASGLNIAAFNVGIALGSVVGGFVVEHLGLMHTPWIGALIVLLAYGLTHISEQREARIALTV from the coding sequence ATGCCACTGGCGTTGTTTGCCCTCACCCTGAGTGCCTTTGCGATCGGCACCACCGAATTTGTCATCGTGGGGCTCATTCCCACCATAGCCGAGCAGCTGCACGTCTCCCTGCCCTCGGCAGGCCTCCTGGTCAGCCTCTACGCCCTCGGCGTCGCCATCGGCGCGCCCGTGTTGACGGCGCTGACCGGCAAGCTGCCGCGCAAGTGGCTGCTGGTGGGCCTGATGGCGCTGTTCACCGCTGGCAACCTGCTGGCCTGGCAGGCCCCAGGTTACGAGAGCCTGATCGTCGCCCGCGTGCTGACCGGGCTGGCCCACGGGGTCTTCTTCTCGGTGGGTAGCACCATAGCCACGGGTCTGGTGGCCAAGGAGAAGGCGGCGAGCGCCATCGCCATCATGTTCAGCGGCCTGACGGTGGCCCTGGTGACTGGCGTGCCGCTCGGCACCTGGATTGGCCAGCAGTTCGGCTGGCGCGAGACCTTCCTAGTGGTGAGTCTGCTCGGGATCATCGCCATGGTGGGCAGTCTGCTGCTCATTCCAAACAACCTGCCCAAGGGCGCAGCCTCCAGCATTCGTGAACAGCTCTCGGTGCTGACCCACAAGCCGCTGCTGCTGGTCTATGCCAAGACGGCGCTGGGTTACGGCGGTGCCTTCACGGCCTTTACCTTCCTCGCCCCCATCCTGCAGCAGGTGAGCGGCTTTGGCGCCAACGCGGTGAGCCTGATCCTGCTGGTATACGGGGTATCGGTGGCGGTCGGCAACATCTGGGGCGGCAAGCTGGCCGACAAGATGGGCCCGCTGCCTGCCTTGAAGCTACTGTTCGCAGGCCTCGCCCTGGTGCTGCTCACCCTCACCTTCACCGCACCGCACCCTGTGCTCGCCGTGCTCACCGTGCTGGTGTGGGGCGCCTTCGCGTTTGGCAACGTGCCTGGGCTGCAGGTGCTGGTGGTCAAACAGGCCGAAATCCACACCCCCAATGCCGTGGACGTGGCCTCAGGCCTCAATATCGCCGCCTTCAACGTCGGCATCGCCCTGGGGTCTGTGGTGGGGGGCTTTGTGGTGGAGCACCTAGGGTTGATGCACACCCCCTGGATCGGGGCCCTCATAGTGTTGCTGGCCTATGGCCTCACCCATATCAGCGAGCAGCGCGAGGCCAGGATCGCCCTGACCGTCTGA
- a CDS encoding Shedu immune nuclease family protein: MFIIGQAINDKKKEFIDLLNKNESEQVYQTYLEENTMFIPREFEQNHGIHFSTVFRKLPLSSDYKPDFVYLSKSSDNWNVVLVEIEKPSSKYFKANSTIFHTDFNVALQQINTWRAWFEDESNRNHFKNNTLQGFIEPAHMGRNPFNFKYVLVHGRREEYENNVQRTALIRGQQRSDFSIISFDSLAENIERKYKLYIGVKKNNHYELISKEFIDEGIFAWMDTSVLVITQDIYDDALSKSETWHHFKPTKDGMIKVMEAVLPVIRRI; this comes from the coding sequence ATGTTCATCATTGGGCAAGCTATCAACGATAAAAAGAAAGAGTTTATTGACCTGCTAAACAAAAATGAGAGTGAACAGGTATATCAGACTTATCTTGAAGAGAACACAATGTTCATTCCAAGGGAGTTTGAGCAAAATCATGGTATTCATTTCAGTACGGTGTTTAGGAAGTTACCTTTATCGAGTGATTATAAACCAGACTTTGTATATCTATCAAAAAGCTCTGATAACTGGAATGTAGTGTTGGTTGAAATCGAAAAACCATCTTCAAAATATTTTAAAGCAAACTCTACTATATTTCATACGGACTTCAATGTTGCTTTGCAACAAATCAACACTTGGAGGGCATGGTTTGAAGATGAATCCAACAGAAATCATTTTAAAAATAATACGCTGCAGGGCTTTATTGAGCCAGCTCACATGGGGCGGAATCCGTTCAATTTTAAATATGTTCTGGTGCATGGCCGTAGGGAGGAATACGAAAATAATGTGCAAAGAACTGCACTCATAAGAGGTCAGCAGAGAAGTGATTTCTCAATAATCTCATTTGACAGTTTGGCTGAAAATATTGAAAGAAAATATAAGTTATATATTGGGGTTAAGAAAAACAATCATTACGAATTAATATCAAAAGAATTTATTGATGAGGGCATTTTTGCATGGATGGATACAAGTGTGTTAGTTATTACACAAGATATATACGATGATGCACTTTCAAAGTCGGAAACTTGGCATCATTTTAAGCCTACAAAAGATGGAATGATTAAAGTAATGGAGGCTGTTCTTCCAGTTATTAGACGAATTTGA
- the dkgB gene encoding 2,5-didehydrogluconate reductase DkgB, which produces MMKMPAIGLGTFRLKGEPLVATLNTGLELGYRHIDTAQIYDNESEVGQVLASTNVPRNEIYLTTKVWTSEFGPGKVIPSLKTSLEKLRTDYLDLALIHWPSPQDEVPMAVYLEQLAEARAQGLTREIGVSNFTVAQLKEAITILGPGAIAHQQVEIHPLLQNRKVVAFCQEQGIALTAYMPLAYGKVLSEPLLLEIGKRHGVSPAQVSLAWLLAQGMTVIPSSTKRENQAANLAALKVQLSAEEMAQIATLDRGERCANPDFAPDWD; this is translated from the coding sequence ATGATGAAAATGCCTGCAATCGGTTTGGGAACCTTCCGCCTGAAGGGCGAGCCTTTGGTCGCCACTCTGAACACCGGCCTAGAGCTCGGCTATCGCCATATCGACACCGCCCAGATCTATGACAACGAATCCGAAGTGGGCCAGGTGCTGGCCAGCACGAACGTGCCTCGCAACGAGATCTACCTGACCACCAAGGTGTGGACCAGCGAGTTCGGGCCGGGCAAGGTGATCCCGAGCCTCAAAACCAGCCTTGAGAAGCTGCGCACCGACTATCTGGATTTGGCGCTCATTCACTGGCCCTCCCCCCAGGATGAGGTGCCGATGGCCGTCTACCTGGAGCAGCTGGCCGAGGCCAGGGCCCAGGGGCTGACCCGGGAGATAGGGGTTTCCAACTTCACCGTGGCTCAGCTTAAAGAGGCCATCACCATCCTGGGGCCGGGCGCCATCGCGCACCAGCAGGTGGAAATTCACCCCCTGCTGCAAAACCGCAAGGTGGTGGCGTTCTGCCAGGAGCAGGGCATCGCCCTCACCGCCTATATGCCGCTCGCCTATGGCAAGGTGCTGAGCGAGCCGCTCTTGCTGGAGATCGGCAAACGCCACGGCGTCTCCCCGGCCCAGGTGTCCCTGGCCTGGCTGCTGGCCCAGGGCATGACGGTGATCCCGAGCTCCACCAAGCGGGAGAATCAGGCCGCCAACCTGGCCGCTCTCAAGGTGCAGCTCAGCGCCGAGGAGATGGCACAGATAGCGACCCTGGATCGGGGCGAGCGCTGCGCCAACCCGGACTTTGCACCAGATTGGGATTAA
- a CDS encoding putative quinol monooxygenase yields MPVPITVIAELEARPEFGAELPSALAPLIAASLQEPGCLRYQLHQSLDAPHRWMLHEEWTSEEALIAHQQTPHFLAFVAQTRGWFARSQVHRYHLA; encoded by the coding sequence ATGCCCGTCCCCATCACAGTGATTGCCGAGCTGGAGGCCAGACCCGAGTTTGGCGCCGAGCTGCCATCCGCCCTGGCCCCGCTCATCGCGGCCAGTCTGCAAGAGCCGGGGTGCCTTCGCTACCAGTTGCATCAGAGCCTGGATGCCCCCCACCGCTGGATGCTGCACGAGGAATGGACGAGCGAAGAAGCGCTCATCGCCCACCAGCAGACGCCCCATTTTCTCGCCTTCGTGGCCCAGACCCGAGGCTGGTTTGCCAGAAGCCAGGTTCACCGCTATCACTTGGCCTGA
- a CDS encoding VOC family protein: MTQSHEKLNYVEFAARDLAATKAFFEGAFGWQFVDYGPDYCAFAGEGLDGGFYRADLCSHSHQGGALLIFYSADIATTQAKVSQWGGIINRPLFDFPGGRRFHFVEPSGNEFAVWSESAQA; the protein is encoded by the coding sequence ATGACCCAGTCCCATGAAAAACTGAACTATGTGGAGTTTGCCGCCAGGGATCTCGCCGCCACCAAAGCCTTCTTCGAGGGAGCCTTTGGCTGGCAGTTCGTCGATTACGGCCCCGACTACTGCGCCTTTGCGGGAGAAGGGCTGGATGGCGGCTTCTACCGGGCGGATCTGTGCAGCCACAGCCACCAGGGAGGCGCCCTGCTGATCTTCTACAGCGCCGATATTGCCACGACCCAGGCCAAGGTGAGCCAGTGGGGCGGCATCATCAACCGCCCCCTGTTCGACTTCCCCGGCGGTCGCCGTTTCCATTTCGTCGAACCGAGCGGCAATGAGTTTGCGGTCTGGTCCGAGTCGGCCCAAGCCTGA
- a CDS encoding DUF6404 family protein: MSFEHRLFAAHKELASKGIKELNYNPPLIWLLRKAGINIRPPYYEHFMVNLLTMGLPTGIIWGLLMWFFGWEHEVSLGYALRQTSFFAIGVGLLMAIVFWVRRKQLKLTPWKALPGSTPRTQQRWQPR, encoded by the coding sequence ATGTCATTTGAACACCGCCTGTTCGCCGCCCACAAAGAGCTGGCCAGCAAGGGCATTAAGGAACTCAACTACAACCCGCCACTCATCTGGCTGTTGCGCAAGGCGGGGATCAATATCAGACCGCCCTACTATGAGCACTTTATGGTCAACCTGCTCACCATGGGGCTGCCGACAGGCATCATCTGGGGTCTGCTGATGTGGTTCTTCGGCTGGGAGCATGAGGTGAGCCTGGGGTATGCCCTGCGCCAGACCAGTTTTTTTGCCATCGGTGTCGGGCTGCTGATGGCCATCGTCTTCTGGGTGCGCCGTAAGCAACTCAAGCTGACTCCCTGGAAGGCACTACCCGGCTCCACCCCACGGACCCAGCAGCGCTGGCAGCCCAGATAG
- a CDS encoding GFA family protein, translating to MKYKGSCHCGKVAFEVEGELTQAMACNCSICQRKGSLLWMLPRAKLTLLTPDEAASTYTFHKHVVKHRFCPVCGIHPYCDGVDPKGNHIVAVNVRCLEGVDPDALPVQHYDGRAL from the coding sequence ATGAAGTACAAGGGAAGCTGCCACTGCGGCAAGGTGGCATTCGAAGTGGAGGGGGAGCTGACCCAGGCCATGGCCTGCAACTGCTCAATCTGTCAGCGCAAGGGATCCCTGCTGTGGATGCTGCCTCGCGCCAAGCTGACGTTGTTGACCCCGGACGAGGCGGCTAGCACCTACACCTTCCACAAGCACGTGGTCAAACACCGATTCTGCCCGGTGTGCGGCATCCACCCCTATTGCGACGGCGTGGATCCCAAGGGCAATCACATCGTCGCCGTTAATGTCCGCTGCCTGGAGGGAGTGGATCCCGACGCCCTGCCGGTGCAGCACTACGATGGCCGGGCCCTGTGA